The proteins below come from a single Nostoc sp. KVJ3 genomic window:
- a CDS encoding TIR domain-containing protein: MSNESIELFISYSHKDELLREELATHLAIMQRQGEITTWYDRQIGAGSEWANQIDNNLRKADIILLLISAYFLASDYCYDIELKLAMKRHEAGEALVVPIILRPVNWSGAAFGKLQAYPKDAKPVTSWGNQDEAFLSVTQGIRIAANNLRELRQQKLQQKEIAINQYKKKVEEALSDGKISLPERDTLDELRDELGLTPEDASEIEKLAFEPWKKYEENLQKYKKTLIKVIEHEYPFSDQTQRDLELRQRDLGIKIEDVARIQQPILTQAEANYQEKLQEEQETEAKQLELQKQQEKEEYENKLRHYEQEFLKAVEGEYPLSEVVRNRINSLQQSLGLKAEDVARIQQPFLAQAEANYQEKLQEEQEAEAKQLELQKQQEKEEYENKLRHYEQEFLKAVEREYPLSEVVRNRINSLQQSLGLKAEDVARIQQPFLAQAEANYQEKSQEEQEAEAKQLELQKQQKKEEYENKLRHYEQEFLKAVEGEYPLSEVVRNRINSWQQSLGLKTEDVTRIEQPILAQAEAKYQGKLEAEQTQRQQQQKAERVQQLEVQPQKEWETPKQHQPAKKNYKSFTELTGHSTGVCSVAISLDGQIIASGSKDRTIKLWNLETKLEIRTLSGHSFWVRAVTFSPDGKILVSCSDDKSIKLWNWKTGKEIGTLTGHSKEVTTVAISPNGETLASGSDDKTIKLWSLKTKQEICTLSGHSGYVQSIAFSPDGQTLVSGSTDDTIKLWSISTCKEILSLADSISSVKSIAISPNGQTLASGNYSSEVKLWNLSTGKLRQTLSGHSSSFFGYGILSVTISPDGQILASGCDSDKTIKLWNLATGELLQTLSGHSKGVTSVIFSPDGQTLISGSYDNTIRVWY; encoded by the coding sequence ATGTCCAATGAATCAATAGAGCTTTTTATCTCATACTCACATAAAGATGAATTACTTCGAGAGGAATTAGCAACCCACCTAGCTATTATGCAGCGACAGGGTGAGATCACGACCTGGTATGATCGCCAGATTGGAGCAGGTTCTGAGTGGGCAAACCAAATCGATAATAATCTCAGAAAGGCTGACATCATCTTATTGCTGATTAGTGCTTATTTTTTAGCGTCAGACTATTGCTATGACATTGAGCTAAAGCTAGCCATGAAGCGACATGAGGCTGGAGAAGCGTTAGTTGTCCCAATTATTCTACGTCCAGTTAACTGGTCAGGTGCTGCATTCGGTAAACTCCAAGCTTATCCTAAAGATGCTAAACCTGTAACATCTTGGGGTAATCAAGACGAAGCTTTCTTGAGTGTGACTCAAGGGATTCGGATTGCAGCTAATAATTTGCGTGAGTTGCGTCAACAAAAATTACAGCAGAAAGAGATTGCTATAAATCAGTATAAAAAGAAGGTTGAAGAGGCATTATCAGATGGAAAGATTTCTTTGCCAGAACGCGATACGCTAGATGAACTTAGAGATGAATTAGGATTAACACCTGAAGATGCCAGTGAGATTGAAAAACTTGCATTTGAACCGTGGAAAAAGTATGAAGAAAATTTACAGAAATATAAGAAAACTCTTATTAAAGTAATTGAACATGAATATCCTTTTAGTGATCAAACTCAAAGAGATTTGGAACTTCGTCAAAGGGATTTAGGTATCAAAATTGAAGATGTAGCCCGCATCCAACAACCGATTCTTACTCAAGCAGAAGCTAACTACCAAGAGAAATTGCAAGAGGAACAGGAAACGGAAGCAAAACAACTAGAACTACAAAAGCAGCAAGAAAAAGAAGAGTATGAGAATAAGCTGCGACATTACGAACAGGAATTTTTAAAAGCTGTTGAAGGAGAATATCCACTCAGTGAAGTTGTTCGTAATAGAATCAACAGTTTGCAGCAATCTTTAGGACTTAAAGCCGAAGATGTAGCCCGCATCCAACAACCGTTTCTTGCTCAAGCAGAAGCTAACTACCAAGAGAAATTGCAAGAGGAACAGGAAGCGGAAGCAAAACAACTAGAACTACAAAAGCAGCAAGAAAAAGAAGAGTATGAGAATAAGCTGCGACATTACGAACAGGAATTTTTAAAAGCTGTTGAAAGAGAATATCCACTCAGTGAAGTTGTTCGTAATAGAATCAACAGTTTGCAGCAATCTTTAGGACTTAAAGCCGAAGATGTAGCCCGCATCCAACAACCGTTTCTTGCTCAAGCAGAAGCTAACTACCAAGAGAAATCGCAAGAGGAACAGGAAGCGGAAGCAAAACAACTAGAACTACAAAAGCAGCAAAAAAAAGAAGAGTATGAGAATAAGCTGCGACATTACGAACAGGAATTTTTAAAAGCTGTTGAAGGAGAATATCCACTCAGTGAAGTTGTTCGTAATAGAATCAACAGTTGGCAGCAGTCTTTAGGACTTAAAACCGAAGATGTAACCCGGATTGAACAGCCAATTCTTGCTCAAGCAGAAGCTAAGTATCAAGGTAAACTGGAAGCGGAACAGACACAAAGACAGCAACAACAAAAAGCAGAAAGAGTCCAACAACTAGAGGTTCAACCGCAGAAAGAATGGGAAACACCGAAACAACACCAGCCAGCTAAGAAAAATTATAAATCTTTCACTGAACTCACTGGTCACTCTACTGGGGTTTGTTCAGTTGCTATTAGTCTTGACGGTCAGATAATTGCTAGTGGCAGCAAAGACCGCACCATCAAACTTTGGAATCTCGAAACAAAGCTAGAAATTCGCACTCTCTCAGGGCATTCATTCTGGGTTCGTGCAGTTACCTTCAGTCCAGATGGGAAAATTCTCGTAAGTTGCAGTGATGATAAAAGCATCAAATTGTGGAACTGGAAAACTGGTAAAGAAATTGGCACTCTAACCGGGCATTCTAAAGAGGTTACAACTGTTGCTATTAGTCCCAATGGAGAGACTCTCGCCAGTGGTAGTGATGACAAAACCATTAAACTGTGGAGTTTGAAAACAAAGCAAGAAATCTGTACCCTCTCTGGACATTCAGGTTATGTTCAGTCAATCGCTTTCAGTCCTGACGGGCAAACCCTTGTTAGTGGGAGTACGGACGATACTATCAAACTTTGGTCTATAAGTACTTGCAAAGAAATTCTCAGCCTTGCTGATTCTATTTCGTCGGTTAAGTCCATCGCCATCAGCCCTAATGGACAAACTCTTGCTAGTGGTAATTACAGTAGTGAGGTTAAGCTGTGGAATTTGTCAACAGGGAAACTGCGCCAAACTCTTTCTGGGCACTCATCTTCGTTTTTTGGTTACGGTATACTGTCAGTTACCATTAGCCCGGATGGACAAATTCTGGCTAGTGGCTGTGATTCAGACAAGACCATCAAGCTGTGGAATTTAGCTACTGGAGAATTACTCCAGACTCTCTCTGGTCACTCAAAAGGGGTTACTTCAGTTATCTTCAGTCCTGATGGTCAAACCCTCATTAGTGGGAGTTACGATAATACTATTAGGGTTTGGTATTGA
- the recN gene encoding DNA repair protein RecN → MLLCLRIENFALIDQLELEFGAGLNVLTGETGAGKSIILDAIDAALGGKVSSRVIRTGTNRAMVEATFTSNASLAAWLTEQEIDLLDENSVVISREITATASNIRSRSRVNGVLVNRQIMGGMRDRLVEITAQGQTVQVGQSAQVRDWLDLYGGDSLMQQRHKVATSFSAYQQAHLGLEKRRTSERERLQQLDLLAYQVQELGAANLCEPNELEQLGQERERLNHVVDLQQMSYKVYEALYQNDRETPAAADLLGDSEAILNDMVEYDTQLQHLLELVRDAQAAVMEVGRQINAYGDGLEADPQRLEEVEERTQELKQICRKYGPTLTEAIAYYQRIQGELALLNDSEQSIEKLEQQEKACLEKLTQASNQLTQLRSKAAANLESRLIAELKPLAMEKVKFLVEILPTFPTTMGADKITFTFSSNPGEPLQPLTEVASGGEMSRFLLALKACFSQVDVVGTMVFDEIDVGVSGRVAQAIAEKLHQLSQRNQVLCVTHQPLVAAMADRHFRVDKQTINQGKGKKANNGNAEQRTVVRVTTLDNLTTRREELAQLAGGKSASDAIAFAESLLLQAANHRRGEQS, encoded by the coding sequence ATGTTGCTTTGTCTGCGAATTGAAAACTTTGCCCTAATCGACCAACTAGAATTGGAATTTGGCGCGGGATTAAATGTGTTGACAGGTGAAACCGGCGCTGGAAAATCGATTATTTTGGATGCTATTGATGCCGCTTTAGGCGGTAAAGTCTCTAGTCGAGTGATTCGTACGGGGACAAATCGAGCGATGGTAGAAGCTACTTTCACCTCAAATGCCTCCCTAGCGGCTTGGTTGACTGAACAAGAAATAGATTTACTTGATGAAAATTCTGTAGTCATTAGCCGAGAAATTACAGCAACTGCTAGTAATATCCGCAGTCGATCGCGGGTGAATGGTGTGTTGGTAAATCGGCAGATTATGGGAGGAATGCGCGATCGCTTGGTGGAAATTACAGCCCAAGGTCAAACTGTACAAGTAGGACAATCTGCCCAAGTCCGCGACTGGCTGGATTTATATGGTGGCGATTCTTTAATGCAACAGCGCCATAAAGTAGCCACAAGCTTTAGTGCTTACCAACAGGCGCATTTAGGGCTAGAAAAACGCCGGACATCAGAACGGGAACGTTTACAACAACTAGATTTGCTTGCTTATCAAGTACAAGAATTGGGAGCAGCTAATCTGTGCGAACCTAATGAATTGGAACAGTTGGGACAAGAACGGGAACGCCTGAATCATGTCGTCGATTTGCAACAGATGAGTTACAAGGTCTATGAGGCTTTGTATCAAAACGATCGTGAAACTCCTGCCGCCGCAGATTTGTTGGGAGACAGTGAAGCGATATTAAATGACATGGTGGAGTACGATACCCAACTACAACACTTGTTAGAATTGGTTAGGGACGCGCAAGCTGCGGTAATGGAAGTGGGAAGACAAATCAATGCTTATGGGGATGGTTTGGAAGCCGATCCGCAGAGATTGGAAGAGGTGGAAGAACGGACTCAGGAATTAAAGCAAATTTGTCGTAAGTATGGGCCGACGCTTACCGAAGCGATCGCTTATTACCAGCGTATCCAAGGGGAATTAGCCTTACTTAACGATAGCGAACAATCGATTGAAAAGCTAGAACAGCAAGAAAAGGCGTGTTTAGAAAAACTCACTCAAGCCAGCAATCAGTTAACTCAACTGCGGAGTAAAGCGGCTGCTAATTTAGAATCTCGTTTGATAGCTGAACTCAAGCCTTTAGCGATGGAAAAGGTGAAGTTTCTAGTTGAGATATTACCAACTTTCCCCACTACTATGGGAGCAGATAAAATTACTTTTACATTTAGTTCCAACCCTGGCGAACCACTGCAACCTTTAACAGAAGTTGCTTCTGGTGGGGAAATGAGCCGCTTTTTACTGGCGCTGAAAGCTTGTTTTTCTCAGGTTGATGTGGTTGGGACAATGGTATTTGATGAAATTGATGTCGGGGTTTCGGGAAGAGTCGCCCAAGCGATCGCGGAAAAATTACACCAGCTAAGTCAACGCAACCAAGTATTGTGTGTTACCCACCAGCCTTTAGTTGCGGCAATGGCCGATCGCCATTTCCGGGTGGATAAGCAAACTATTAATCAAGGCAAAGGTAAAAAAGCTAACAATGGCAACGCTGAACAGCGTACCGTTGTGCGAGTTACTACCTTGGACAATTTAACTACTCGCCGGGAAGAATTGGCACAGTTAGCTGGTGGTAAATCTGCAAGTGATGCGATCGCTTTTGCCGAATCTCTTTTATTGCAAGCTGCTAACCACCGTCGCGGGGAGCAAAGTTGA